CCGTTCCCTTCGGAAATGGCTCGCGCAGCAGGCCGTTGGTGTTTTCGTTCGTTCCCCGCTGCCAGGGCGATCCTGGGTCGCAGAAATACACTCCGCAATTCAGCACCTGTTGCAGGTCCCGGTATCCGCTCATTTCTGTGCCGCGATCATAAATCACACCCCGTAACAGAGAATTATCGACGTCTGCGAACAGGTCGCGTGCAGCCGCGTTGAACTGCTCAACGAGTTTGCGCTCGATTTTTGCCGCCTTGGTGTAGCGCGAATGTCTTTCGACAAAGGTTGCGATTTGTCCTGTGCCGATTTTTCCCTCCACCAAATCACCCTCCCAATAGCCAGGTTTTCGCCGCGTCAAAGCCTCGGCTGGCAGGTCGTGAATGCGTAAAAACCCTTTGTTTTCAGCCTCAATCCGCACTGTGCGCTTGTATGGTTTTCCCTTGCGGCGCAGGCAAAGGCGATAGAAATTCGATGTGGCGGATTTCTTACGGATATGATTATAGATCGTCTGCATGCAAACCCCGCCGAAGCGTTCAAGCCGCATACGCCCCGCGATCTGCTCCGGTGACAGCGTCGATTTGAGCGATGCGCCGATCTGTGACCAGAGTTCCGGGGTCACCTTTGCGGCGTTGGTATTCGTCTGGCGCCTGCGCGCTGCATCTTTTGCGCAGCGGGCGCTGTAATGCCGCGGCATTGAATTGCGGCGGATTTCACGATAAATGGTGCTCGGGTGGCGCTTCAGGTCTCTGGCAATACGTCCGGCATGGCGGCCCTGCCTGAGGCTTTCTTCTATACACAGTCTTTCTTCATTGGATAGTTGAACGTAAGGTCGCATCCGGGGTCTCCGTGGTCGTATTTCGCAAATCAACCTCGAAACCCCGGCGCGGCCTTACACTACTTTATCCTATCGCACTTCGTTTTGGAATCTACAGCCAGGTGAAATATAGCTAACTGAGGGCAGGCAGCCTTGGGGAGCTTCAGAGCCAGCGCGAGCGGTAGTCCTGCGCGTACTGGGCGAATGAAATGGGGTCTTTGCCCGTCACCAGCTTCACGTCGTCAGAGACCGCAGCAGCGTGGCCGTCTTTGAGCGTCTGAGCGATGTTACCGAGAATTCCGACATAATCGGCCGGCAGACCTGCTTTGTGAAGGGAATCCTTAAAGGCTTCGGCCGTAACATCGCGGTAGACGATCGTCTTTCCGGTCGCCGCAGAAATGCGGGCTGCAGCATCGTCGTGGTTCAGAGATTCCGGACCCGAGACCATGAAGGCTCGGTTGGCAAACTTGTCAGAGACCAACAGCTCATACGCGACAGCTGAGATATCGCGTGCGTCAACAAAACTTGCACGCGCAGACCCACCGGGAAAGTAGATCGCCTGGTCGCTCAAAATGCCGCCGATCCAGAAACTATGAAAATTCTGCATGAACCAGTTCGGGCGCAGAATATTGTAGCTGAGACCAGACGATTCGAGCAGAAGTTCAAGCTTTCGCAGGGGAACTTCGGGGGGGGCAAACTCGACGCCCCAGGCCGTCATGAGCACGACTTTTTTTAAACCGAGTTTTTTCGCCTGTTCAATAAACGGCGCGATAGCGGAAAATGAATCTGCTACCAAAGGCGGCCCTATCAAAAAAGCCGCATCTGCACCGTTCAGGGCTGCGACACCTTCTTGTGGTTTCTGCGATTCGACTTTGACAGGCACGAGGCCGGGCCGTGGTGCCATTTTTTCCGGGTGGCGAGTGCCGGCGACGACGGTATGCCCGGCAGCCAGCAGTTTGTCTGTGAGCGGGGCTGAGACGTTGCCAGTCGCTCCATAAACGAATATCTTCATAAAATCTCCTGTGTAACTTTTATTCTGTCCGCGAATGCCCGCTATGAGCACTGCATCTGCCTGCAAGATGGTTAAACGCGCGGCACGCGGCCATGTCGCCGGATAAATTACACATATCCAAAAGTCTAAATAGCTAGACACATGGCTAATCAGGCATTATACTGTGCGTATGGATATTCTGTCAGAAATTCTGGCCGGTGCACGCTGGACAGGCGACATGATGAGCCGGCGGGCCCTGTTTGGTACCTGGGGACTGCGATTTCCATGCGCGCGCAGCGCGGCGTTTCACGCAGTCACACAGGGGGATTGTCTTGTGCGCTGGCAGGGCACCGACCTGCACTTGCAGGCGGGCGACGTGATATTTGTGGCGCGCGGTAAGATTCACGAACTCAGTTCGGCCCGCGGGGTCAAAGCGGTGGATGTCGAAGAGTTCGGCCGAATTGGCCAGAAAGCGAAACCCGGCGATACCCCCGCGACGACCCTTTTGTCGATTCGTTACGAAATCCCCACAGGGCCGATGCACCCACTGATTGTCGACCTGCCCGATTTTATTCTGATACGCGGCAAGCAGGTTGCAGCTCACCATGCCCTGCATTCAGTGATGCAGCTCGTTTCGGCAGAAATTGACCAGGGCATTGCTTCTGACCTGATACTGCAAAAGCTGGCAGATATTCTGCTCTATCAGGTCTTACGCCTGCACCTCGCGAGCGAAACCAATCAGCGCCCAGGCTGGAGGAGCGCGTTGGCCGATGAGAAAGTCAGGGCTGCTCTCGAAAACCTGCACCGGCGGCCAGAGCACCAGTGGACGCTCGCCAACCTTGCCTCAAGCGTGGGGCTCTCGCGTGCCTCGCTTGCCAGCCGTTTCAAGTCTG
The sequence above is a segment of the Turneriella parva DSM 21527 genome. Coding sequences within it:
- a CDS encoding IS30 family transposase; the encoded protein is MRPYVQLSNEERLCIEESLRQGRHAGRIARDLKRHPSTIYREIRRNSMPRHYSARCAKDAARRRQTNTNAAKVTPELWSQIGASLKSTLSPEQIAGRMRLERFGGVCMQTIYNHIRKKSATSNFYRLCLRRKGKPYKRTVRIEAENKGFLRIHDLPAEALTRRKPGYWEGDLVEGKIGTGQIATFVERHSRYTKAAKIERKLVEQFNAAARDLFADVDNSLLRGVIYDRGTEMSGYRDLQQVLNCGVYFCDPGSPWQRGTNENTNGLLREPFPKGTDFREIDQEQVDAALELLNNRPRKRLNFRTPAEVYFRRSIALRFGM
- a CDS encoding NAD(P)H-binding protein, with translation MKIFVYGATGNVSAPLTDKLLAAGHTVVAGTRHPEKMAPRPGLVPVKVESQKPQEGVAALNGADAAFLIGPPLVADSFSAIAPFIEQAKKLGLKKVVLMTAWGVEFAPPEVPLRKLELLLESSGLSYNILRPNWFMQNFHSFWIGGILSDQAIYFPGGSARASFVDARDISAVAYELLVSDKFANRAFMVSGPESLNHDDAAARISAATGKTIVYRDVTAEAFKDSLHKAGLPADYVGILGNIAQTLKDGHAAAVSDDVKLVTGKDPISFAQYAQDYRSRWL
- a CDS encoding AraC family transcriptional regulator; translation: MDILSEILAGARWTGDMMSRRALFGTWGLRFPCARSAAFHAVTQGDCLVRWQGTDLHLQAGDVIFVARGKIHELSSARGVKAVDVEEFGRIGQKAKPGDTPATTLLSIRYEIPTGPMHPLIVDLPDFILIRGKQVAAHHALHSVMQLVSAEIDQGIASDLILQKLADILLYQVLRLHLASETNQRPGWRSALADEKVRAALENLHRRPEHQWTLANLASSVGLSRASLASRFKSALGTTPMHYLVELRIDKGRVALAEPGMTLDAAARRVGYSSAFAYSKAYKRVRGKAPTLDLTGK